The genomic stretch acttttttgtataacactttttttttacaacggatgtcacaaagcagcttcacagaattccagaaaagacagagttttaacaagaatgtaaaacctccaggtgagcaagccaggggcaacagtggcgaggaaaaactccctcagagctgaggaagaaaccttgggaggaaccaggctcaccaggggggacccatcctcctctgatcaaactacctacaaatgattatatgaaaacatcagtgtagggtgggcagcttgtccaaggtaggtggtggtagctggggcgtgggcagctggtctgaagtgggtagcaggagagctcgacagtcagttgTCTATCAGTGTCCGGCATGTGGGCGGTTGtgtactcggaaaaaaggcagggagagggaattcgttttattctgtctgctgtatgtaaaacagggcatgtgaacatttacaaagtgtggctaacgactgacaattaactaccaaaagctaaactgaacaagtgggttttcagcctagttttaaagattgagactgtgtctgagccccaaacattttctggaagatcattccagagtttgggggctttataagaaaaataaataaataaaaataatcacttATGGCTTCCTTCATCACTATGCTACATTACATTTCAGCTTCATTAGCATAGCATGTGTCCTTATAGTTATCATGTCTTTATGGTATCATTAGCATGCTGTGTTCAGTTATGGTATCATCAACATGGCCTATGTGCTTATAGCATCAACAGCATACTTAAGTTCTACTGGCATTACTGGCATGGCGTACTTCCTTTTAGTACCATTAGCATGGTGTCCCTAGTGTCCCCAACATCCTTACTTTGTCACTACTGTAGCATATGCCCTTAGAGTATGATTAGCATGCTAAGTGCCGGTGTGGTATCACTAGCATGCTTTGTTGACGATCAGAATCCCAGGTTTTTCAGATTGTGCATGTTTTGGTATTTCCTGCATGGCACGTGTCCTTTTAGCACCATTAGCAAGCTTCTTCCTCAAGGTGCCAAAAACATGCAATGTTTTCTCTTAATATGGTGTATATCCTAAGGCTTTATACTGTGAAACTTCcgtgcaactttagttgcttgaaacttaCAAACAACATTTCTtttgagttgcataatgtaaagcatgGCGTGATCatgtcaaatgacatgcttcCAAACGATTGATTTCACCAGATCAAGGGAGAGAATATTCTACAAATGAGAAAGACAGTCAGAAGATGGTTTATTAGGGCTGAAAAGGAGAGTTTCCTGACCAACCTCATGCAAAGTTGGTGGGCTTTTTGTCAGGTTCCTGAACCATTGACAAGTTAGCGTTTCTGAAACCAGCCTGGCttaactaactaactagctTGTGTGTAGGTTAGGATATCATCACCGCTGCCAGCATGGCTTTTGTCCTTTTAGTGCTATTAACATGCTGATTCATTGTAGTTTCACTAAAATGTTGTGCGTAGGTAGCATGCCTTACTTTCATGCTGTATTTTCTGATGGTATCACCAGCCTAACATATGGTGTCATTATTCTGGTGTCATTAGTGTGCTTCCGTCCCTTATCACTATGGTATATGCTCTTATGGTACGACTAGCATGCTATGTGTCCTTCTGGTGTTGCCAGCATGGTGTGTTTCCTTATGGTATCACCACCATGCTGTTTTCTAATGGTAATACTGGCATGGTATGGTCTGGTATGTTCTCGGTGTAATCAGCATGCTGAATGGTATCGTTAGCATGATGAATGTGTTTGCAGTGCCACTTGCATGCTCTATTTCCTGATGGCATTAAGAGCATGTCCATATCACCTGCACACTTCAGGTTATGGTAACTCCAGCATGCCATGCTCCTCCAGTGCCATTTGAGTTTGGTTGTACACCTTCTGTATGGCCCTGACCACATGGTTGAGGACAACTGCGGCCTCCTCCTGTGTGTCCACACACACCAGCCTGTAGAAAAAGGCTCTGTCAGGCATTGCCACGAAGGCCAGCTCTGCTGCTTTCCTCACCCACCACGTGTGGTGCTGGGCCAGGGTTACACGGTAGGCGTCCCGGCAGAGTTCAGAAGGGCTCTGGGCTCGTCCATCCTCCGCAAGGCTGTGCAAGAAGAGCTGCAGCCAGAGCAGGGCACGATGCAACCGCAGCAAAGTCCTGCAGCCTGAGGCCTGAGGCTGGGTAAAGTCCACGAGACCCTGGGCCAGCTCTGCTTTGATCATGGAGCGTACAGATGTATAAGCCCTGCCCATCACCCCAGCTGAGGGATGAGTTGGTTCATCCTTTAATATGGAGGTGCCTGAAACTTGTTCTTCTGCTGTTGCCTCTTTTTGGGCAAGGTCACGGATGATGGAGGTTTTGGCCTCAATTTCTTGAGAGATGAAACCCACTAATGGGCCCAATGAATCCATGAACCTAAAGAGGGAACAAAAACACGTATTTGAACATTATAACGGTTGGAGATATCAACAACCTAGAAACCAGAGAAGTGAAACTTTCTGACAATATATCACATGAGGTAGTGGTACCAAGAACATCATTTTGGATAGCTTTGACTAATTCACTGGTGGGCCAAGTCTCAAAACTTAAATACGCTGATGATTTCTAGCATTTATGCCATGATTTTGTCTGTATTACCAAGGTTGCTTACTGGTTATGCTATAATGTATTTTGTAAGTtgcatgtaaataagctctTGTATGTGAAACTTGAATGTTGAGAAATGCCTCAAACACCCTCCCAACCCCTTTTTTATATGAATGCTGATTTCTTCTTACTAAAGATCTTCTTACTAAAGAAAAAAGtagtctgtctgtgtgtgtaatctCTTACTTGATCAGCTCGTCCCAGCTGGCCAGGTAAGGCTCCAGCAGCACGTCATCGGTTGAGAGAGGTGCGGCCTGCAGGTGCATCAGCAAAACACCAACCTGGAATCGCTGCCCTGGACAAAAGCCCAGCTGAACCATGTCATCTTCTGAGACATTGTTCCCATACAGACTGAGGGACTAAGGAAAAGGAGCAGAGAGAATCAGAGTTAGAGCTCAAAGGTTAAGTGAGAAAGAGTGGAGGAAGTTGGAAACGTCTGACTTGGAATGTTGTCAGGGGTCCATAGACTCTTTATTGCTGTTAAAGATCAAGGTTCAGAGCTCTGAACTAATCATGCCTTCGACTTAATTCAGAAATGGGAAGTCAGTGTCACTGCGACATTTTTTAGCTATAAAGTATGAAAAAAAATAGACACCTCCATGAACGCTTTGCTGTTGTTAGCAATgagttagctagctaatgttagtcGTTCTTCAGTAGTTTTCGTGTACGACTTATGAGCACTTGCAGGTCATCATGATGAAATCATGACCAGCCCCTATGGGATTTCTAATAGTGTAGCATTTTTGGCCATTCcagattaaacacagatatttgaagcttgttaaagaaaatgtcatatgttttatttaaagttcGTAACTTATATATTATCATAAACTTTACATTGTAGGtggtagttttacagtgactctttcagaaAAAGAGCCCTGATGTGGAGCTGCAGctacttttttctttaacaAGTGACTGAAACCCGGCTAGACCAcctttttatttacagtcagtGATGCATCttgtacatccatccatccatccatccatcctccaccgcTTATCTGAATCCGGGTtgtgggggcagcagcctaagcaaagaggcccaggcctccctctcctctgccacctcctccaggtcttccggagggatgccgaggcgttcccaagacagtcgagagatataatccctccaaagTGTCctgggtctcctccccatcagacatgtctggaacacctccctagggaggcgtccagaggccatccttaccagatacccaaaccacctcaactggcttctctcgacgtggaggagcagcggctctactccgagcctctcatttcggccgcttgtatccgtgatctcgttcttttggtcaatcccgaaagctcgtgaccataggtgagagttggaacgtagactgaccggtaaattgacagcttcgccttctggctcagctctctcttcaccatgacggaccggtTTAGgttccgcattactgcagatgccatgccaatccgcctgtcaacctctcgcgccatccttccttcactcgtgaacaaaatttGTGCATCCAAAACTTGTACATCCAGAAAGCCTAAAAGTAAATTTTTCTCACTAATTTGGtctcattgtaaatcaaaacgtGTCTAATTTCTCTGTCACTGGTTGATTAATTATGTCACTAGTTAATCcaacatgtaaggccttcagttcagctcctgaaggcctgatCAATATGAGAGCTTGCTTGGTTGTATCTATCTAGGTGCCACAAAGATCACATTTCCCTAACGAAATCTTCAGACCTTCCCCTTTGAAGTTAGATAACATTACCTAAGCAGAATATGACAACAGTATTAAACCATTCTAGTTTGGGCTGAGATCTTGATTTAAATCCAACACTACTGAAGGTGAGATAAGCTGGTGAAAAGACAATCTTTACACAGAAGCAATCAAAAGAACATTTGACTGAGAATTCAACTTCCCCTGCATTCACAGCTCTGATCATACCTGTTCATCCTGAATGTAAACCTTCAGGCAGTAGCCCCAGGGCTCCAAACCACCATCTATGACAAGGTAGGGAAGAGAAGAACAAGACTGCAGAGTCAGAAGTGCTTTTCAGAACACGTTACGCAGTCAGAACACAGTTCTCATCTCATAAACAGGTGCTTAGCTAAACTTTCCGAACAATACATTTCTCCCACAGTACACGCAGCATGAGGCCGATCACATCGCAGAGAGCAATGATGGTGCTCTCGTATGTTTGCAAATCTTACCCTTCTTAAGCAGTCTAATCCCACTCCTTCTCACATTGTTATCTGTGAACGAAGCCCACCAGACTCTTGATTACTTGCTTAAGCGTAAACAGAAGCTCTAACAGGATTAAAACAGAAGCCGAATGCACATCACACACTGCGCTGGGCTTGGCAGAACGCTGATTGGGGatcagagagaaggagaatgaGCATTGTTTTATAGTATCTCTGGCTGCTTTGGTCACATAGCCTGGGTCACTGATGGATCTCAGCAGATAGCGCACTACACTAGTAGAGGCCATATCAGCCTGAATTTTATTGACAACAGATTCAGAAAtgacataatcaagtctatttgagattactgaacaactccacATGGGTTGATGCAGGAGtgagcgctgttgcctcacagcaagtagggcctgggttcgattccccggctgggtgaccagggtcctttctgtgtggagtctgcatggactccctgtgtctgtgtgggtttt from Pygocentrus nattereri isolate fPygNat1 chromosome 23, fPygNat1.pri, whole genome shotgun sequence encodes the following:
- the gltpd2 gene encoding glycolipid transfer protein domain-containing protein 2; this translates as MGVKGRAAFAIVFIIVFLCSLWLYGGLEPWGYCLKVYIQDEQSLSLYGNNVSEDDMVQLGFCPGQRFQVGVLLMHLQAAPLSTDDVLLEPYLASWDELIKFMDSLGPLVGFISQEIEAKTSIIRDLAQKEATAEEQVSGTSILKDEPTHPSAGVMGRAYTSVRSMIKAELAQGLVDFTQPQASGCRTLLRLHRALLWLQLFLHSLAEDGRAQSPSELCRDAYRVTLAQHHTWWVRKAAELAFVAMPDRAFFYRLVCVDTQEEAAVVLNHVVRAIQKVYNQTQMALEEHGMLELP